In Streptomyces sclerotialus, one genomic interval encodes:
- a CDS encoding threonine/serine ThrE exporter family protein produces the protein MASDAESHEDRKPPSDEARSAFTPPLGMPYPPLPEDEHPTSEFALPEGMRAEAPAEPEGSAFAPPGSSTGGGGNGSTTGTHQLPTTPAGWPAFTPPHGIPVISLTKNVPWQDRMRTMLRMPVTERPAPERIERADESGPAVPRVLDLTLRIGEILLAGGEGAEDVEAAMFGVAHAYGLERVEPTVTFTLLSISHQPSLVDDPVTASRTVRRRGVDYTRLSAVFRLVDDITSDGITLEEAYRGLAEIRRNRHPYPSWALTVASGLLSGAASMLVGGGLTVFLAAAIGSMLGDRLAWLASARGLPEFYQFVAAAMPPAAMGVALSMAHTGVQASAVITGGLFALIPGRALVSGVQDGLTGYYITAAARLLEVGYLIVGIVIGVLGVLYIGVQISARTLNPEEALGTYDEPVPQIIAALLLALAFCVLLQQERHTVLFATFNGGVAWVVYGVLVHAKVHAVVATVIAAGLVGLFGQLLSRYRYASALPYVTAAIGPLLPGSATYFALLNFAQGHLDSGVSSLIKAISLALAIAVGVNLGAEVARLFIKAPSGEDAANRRAAKRTRGF, from the coding sequence GTGGCGTCGGACGCGGAGTCCCACGAGGACCGCAAACCCCCATCGGACGAGGCACGGAGCGCGTTCACCCCGCCGCTCGGCATGCCCTACCCCCCACTGCCCGAGGACGAGCACCCCACGTCGGAGTTCGCCCTTCCTGAAGGCATGCGGGCCGAGGCGCCCGCCGAGCCGGAGGGCTCCGCGTTCGCGCCCCCGGGCAGCAGCACGGGCGGTGGCGGCAACGGATCCACCACGGGCACGCACCAGCTGCCCACCACGCCCGCCGGCTGGCCGGCCTTCACGCCGCCGCACGGCATACCTGTCATCAGCCTGACCAAGAACGTTCCGTGGCAGGACCGGATGCGCACGATGCTGCGGATGCCGGTCACCGAACGCCCGGCGCCGGAGCGGATCGAGCGCGCCGACGAGTCCGGGCCCGCCGTGCCGCGCGTGCTCGACCTCACGCTCCGTATCGGCGAGATCCTGCTCGCGGGCGGCGAGGGGGCCGAGGACGTCGAGGCGGCCATGTTCGGTGTCGCGCACGCGTACGGTCTGGAGCGCGTCGAGCCCACGGTCACCTTCACGCTGCTGTCGATCTCGCACCAGCCGTCGCTGGTGGACGACCCGGTGACGGCGAGCCGTACGGTGCGCCGGCGCGGCGTGGACTACACCCGGCTGTCCGCGGTGTTCCGGCTGGTCGACGACATCACCTCCGACGGCATCACGCTGGAGGAGGCGTACCGCGGCCTCGCCGAGATCCGGCGTAACCGCCACCCGTACCCCAGCTGGGCGCTCACCGTGGCGTCCGGTCTGCTGTCCGGCGCGGCGAGCATGCTGGTCGGCGGTGGGCTGACGGTCTTCCTCGCGGCCGCCATAGGGTCGATGCTCGGCGACCGGCTGGCGTGGCTGGCCTCGGCGCGCGGGCTGCCGGAGTTCTACCAGTTCGTGGCCGCCGCGATGCCGCCCGCCGCGATGGGCGTGGCGCTGAGCATGGCGCACACCGGGGTGCAGGCGTCGGCGGTCATCACCGGTGGCCTCTTCGCGCTGATCCCGGGGCGGGCGCTGGTGTCCGGCGTGCAGGACGGCCTGACGGGTTACTACATCACCGCGGCCGCACGGCTGCTGGAGGTCGGCTACCTCATCGTCGGCATCGTCATCGGTGTGCTCGGCGTGCTGTACATCGGTGTCCAGATCAGCGCCCGTACGCTGAATCCGGAAGAGGCGCTGGGCACGTACGACGAGCCGGTGCCACAGATCATCGCCGCGCTGCTGCTGGCGCTGGCCTTCTGTGTGCTGCTTCAGCAGGAACGTCACACCGTGCTGTTCGCGACCTTCAACGGCGGCGTGGCCTGGGTGGTGTACGGCGTCCTCGTGCACGCCAAGGTCCACGCGGTGGTCGCCACCGTGATCGCGGCCGGCCTGGTCGGCCTCTTCGGCCAGCTGCTGTCCCGGTACCGCTACGCCTCGGCGCTCCCGTACGTCACGGCGGCCATCGGGCCGCTGCTGCCCGGTAGCGCGACGTACTTCGCCCTGCTCAACTTCGCCCAGGGCCATCTGGACTCCGGCGTCTCCTCGCTCATCAAGGCGATCTCGCTGGCCCTGGCCATCGCGGTCGGGGTGAACCTCGGCGCCGAGGTGGCCCGCCTCTTCATCAAGGCACCGAGCGGTGAGGACGCGGCCAACCGCCGGGCGGCCAAGCGCACCCGCGGCTTCTGA
- a CDS encoding inorganic diphosphatase, translating into MEFDVTIEIPKGSRNKYEVDHETGRIRLDRRLFTSTSYPADYGFVENTLGEDGDPLDALVILDEPTFPGCLIKCRAIGMFRMTDEAGGDDKLLCVPASDPRVEHLRDIHHVSEFDRLEIQHFFEVYKDLEPGKSVEGANWVGRSEAEAEIEASFKRLEAQGGKH; encoded by the coding sequence GTGGAGTTCGACGTCACCATCGAGATCCCGAAGGGTTCGCGGAACAAGTACGAGGTGGACCACGAGACCGGTCGGATCCGCCTGGACCGTCGACTCTTCACCTCGACCAGCTACCCGGCCGACTACGGCTTCGTCGAGAACACCCTCGGCGAGGACGGCGACCCGCTGGACGCGCTGGTCATCCTGGACGAGCCGACCTTCCCGGGTTGCCTCATCAAGTGCCGCGCCATCGGCATGTTCCGTATGACCGACGAGGCCGGCGGCGACGACAAGCTGCTGTGCGTGCCGGCCTCGGACCCCCGCGTGGAGCACCTGCGCGACATCCACCACGTGTCGGAGTTCGACCGCCTGGAGATCCAGCACTTCTTCGAGGTCTACAAGGACCTGGAGCCGGGCAAGTCGGTCGAGGGCGCCAACTGGGTCGGCCGCAGCGAGGCCGAGGCCGAGATCGAGGCCTCGTTCAAGCGCCTGGAGGCCCAGGGCGGCAAGCACTGA
- the dacB gene encoding D-alanyl-D-alanine carboxypeptidase/D-alanyl-D-alanine endopeptidase, which yields MPETRSWQVRWVGWGRTCIRATAGAGRGAAQFVADEWFFARQWWRRTPVQRKRTWQVTAGSAVAGLAVAAGAVATAGPWDSGQRTAERARAARWDGRGGESHGGGSAAPGAAPVLAALGAPVKGGGDGAPPPTGSGLADALAPLLKAPALGPVRTASVVDVATGREIFASRPGRPATPASTIKLGTAVAALTALGPDHRFTTKAVQDGRTKDGTPKVVLVGGGDPTLTARTRKRGTPVAQRPAALGDLAADTARALKKHGTKKITLRYDDSLYEGAAQHPIGPNENLAPVTALTADEGRLDDSGHGPAPRAAEPSEEAARAFADALRSQGIKVTGETGETEARRSATRLAAAPSLPLSAIVERMLTHSDNDIAEQLARQTAVATGQPTTFKGGGRAVQRTLEQLRIPVEKTAFQDGSGLDRGDRVSARLLSHVLLLAAAPDHPELRPVLTGLPVAGFTGTLEARYADEAAGAGAVRAKTGTLTGVNTLAGTVVDADGRLLTFAFMTNGTSDGTAAQQSLDRLASAVANCGCR from the coding sequence GTGCCGGAGACCAGGTCGTGGCAGGTCAGGTGGGTGGGCTGGGGCCGTACCTGCATACGGGCGACAGCCGGCGCGGGCCGGGGCGCCGCACAGTTCGTGGCCGACGAATGGTTCTTCGCCCGCCAGTGGTGGCGGCGGACCCCGGTACAGCGCAAACGGACGTGGCAGGTGACGGCGGGTTCCGCCGTCGCCGGTCTCGCGGTCGCGGCCGGTGCGGTGGCGACGGCCGGGCCGTGGGACTCCGGTCAGCGTACGGCCGAACGGGCCCGCGCGGCCCGCTGGGACGGCAGGGGTGGCGAGAGTCACGGGGGCGGCTCCGCGGCTCCCGGTGCGGCACCGGTCCTGGCGGCCCTGGGTGCCCCTGTGAAGGGCGGCGGGGACGGCGCGCCCCCGCCCACCGGCAGCGGCCTCGCGGACGCCCTGGCGCCCTTGCTGAAGGCTCCCGCGCTGGGTCCCGTACGGACCGCCTCGGTCGTGGACGTCGCCACCGGCCGCGAAATCTTCGCCAGCCGCCCGGGCCGGCCCGCGACCCCCGCCTCCACGATCAAGCTCGGCACGGCCGTGGCCGCCCTCACCGCACTCGGGCCCGACCACCGCTTCACCACGAAGGCCGTACAGGACGGCCGTACGAAGGACGGCACCCCCAAGGTCGTCCTGGTCGGCGGCGGCGACCCCACCCTCACCGCACGCACCCGCAAGCGCGGGACCCCCGTCGCGCAGCGCCCCGCCGCGCTCGGCGACCTCGCCGCCGACACCGCCCGCGCCCTCAAGAAGCACGGCACGAAGAAGATCACCCTCCGCTACGACGACTCGCTGTACGAGGGGGCGGCCCAGCACCCGATCGGCCCCAACGAGAACCTCGCCCCCGTCACGGCCCTCACCGCCGACGAGGGGCGCCTGGACGACAGCGGCCACGGCCCCGCGCCCCGCGCCGCCGAGCCGTCGGAGGAGGCCGCCCGCGCCTTCGCCGACGCGCTGCGCTCCCAGGGCATCAAGGTCACCGGGGAGACCGGGGAGACCGAAGCGCGCCGCTCGGCCACCCGGCTGGCCGCCGCGCCCTCCCTGCCGCTCTCCGCCATCGTCGAGCGCATGCTCACGCACAGCGACAACGACATCGCCGAGCAGCTGGCCCGCCAGACGGCCGTGGCCACCGGACAGCCCACGACCTTCAAGGGCGGCGGGCGCGCCGTGCAGCGCACTCTGGAGCAGCTCCGCATCCCGGTGGAGAAGACCGCCTTCCAGGACGGCAGCGGCCTGGACCGGGGCGACCGGGTCTCCGCCCGCCTCCTCTCCCACGTACTGCTGCTCGCCGCGGCGCCGGACCATCCGGAGCTGCGCCCGGTGCTCACCGGCCTTCCCGTGGCCGGCTTCACCGGCACCCTGGAGGCCCGGTACGCCGACGAGGCGGCGGGCGCCGGTGCGGTACGCGCCAAAACCGGCACCCTCACCGGCGTGAACACCCTCGCGGGCACCGTCGTCGACGCCGACGGCCGCCTGCTGACCTTCGCGTTCATGACCAACGGCACGAGTGACGGCACCGCGGCCCAGCAGTCCCTCGACCGGCTCGCCTCGGCGGTGGCCAACTGCGGCTGCCGGTGA
- a CDS encoding zinc-dependent metalloprotease, translated as MTSIGGAEMVDWNLAVTTASRFVRPGPEVSRDEARAVVAELRRHAKAAEEHVRAFTRMIPPGSEGEAAHDTPVLVVDRPGWIRANVAGFRAVLKPLLEKMQERRSSLPGGAVIGAVGGKVTGVELGMLLSFLASRVLGQYETFAPPTRDLPAGARGGRLLLVAPNIVHVERELEVEPHDFRLWVCLHEETHRTQFTAVPWLRDHIEGEVQAFLAETEIDPGTLLERLREAAQSLTGAKPEGEAGEDGGRSLVDLVQTKAQREILGRLTAVMSLLEGHADYVMDGVGPQVVPSVTEIREKFQQRRASGAGRLDQALRKLLGLDAKLRQYRDGERFVRAVVDEVGMDGFNRVWTSPNTLPTKQEIAKPADWVARVHRKADGAP; from the coding sequence ATGACGAGCATCGGTGGTGCCGAGATGGTCGACTGGAATCTCGCGGTGACGACCGCTTCCCGCTTCGTACGGCCAGGCCCTGAGGTGAGCCGCGACGAGGCCCGCGCGGTCGTCGCCGAGCTGCGCCGGCACGCCAAGGCCGCCGAGGAGCACGTGCGCGCGTTCACCCGCATGATCCCGCCGGGGAGCGAGGGCGAGGCGGCCCACGACACGCCCGTCCTGGTCGTGGACCGGCCCGGCTGGATCCGCGCCAATGTCGCCGGCTTCCGCGCCGTGCTCAAGCCGCTGCTGGAGAAGATGCAGGAGCGCCGCTCCTCGCTCCCCGGCGGCGCGGTGATAGGCGCGGTCGGCGGCAAGGTGACCGGCGTGGAGCTGGGCATGCTGCTGTCGTTCCTGGCCTCCCGCGTGCTCGGCCAGTACGAAACGTTCGCGCCGCCCACCCGGGACCTCCCGGCGGGCGCCCGGGGCGGGCGGCTGCTGCTCGTCGCGCCGAACATCGTCCACGTCGAGCGCGAGCTGGAGGTGGAGCCGCACGACTTCCGGCTGTGGGTCTGCCTGCACGAGGAGACGCACCGCACGCAGTTCACGGCGGTGCCGTGGCTGCGCGACCACATCGAGGGCGAGGTGCAGGCGTTCCTCGCCGAGACGGAGATCGACCCGGGCACGCTCCTGGAGCGGCTGCGCGAGGCCGCCCAGTCGCTCACCGGCGCCAAGCCCGAGGGCGAGGCGGGCGAGGACGGCGGCCGCAGCCTCGTCGACCTCGTGCAGACCAAGGCGCAGCGCGAGATCCTGGGTCGGCTGACCGCCGTGATGTCCCTGCTGGAGGGGCACGCCGACTACGTCATGGACGGCGTGGGCCCGCAGGTCGTGCCGTCGGTGACGGAGATCCGGGAGAAGTTCCAGCAGCGCCGGGCGAGCGGCGCCGGACGCCTGGACCAGGCGCTGCGCAAGCTGCTGGGCCTGGACGCCAAGCTGCGCCAGTACCGGGACGGCGAGCGCTTCGTGCGGGCCGTCGTCGACGAGGTCGGCATGGACGGCTTCAACCGCGTGTGGACCTCGCCGAACACCCTCCCGACCAAGCAGGAGATCGCCAAACCGGCGGACTGGGTCGCGCGGGTGCACCGCAAGGCGGACGGTGCGCCGTAG
- the tilS gene encoding tRNA lysidine(34) synthetase TilS produces the protein MGPHPAVAAIRLAVRRVLHDVLTSHARRSGPDAPPPLVLAACSGGADSMALASALAFEAPRLGVRAGGVTVDHGLQHGSDTRAAEVVLRMQALRLEPAEAVAVEVGRDGGPEAAAREARYAALDAAARRHGADAVLLGHTRDDQAETVLLGLARGSGTRSLSGMAAVSGTEGRYRRPFLEIDRQTARKACLIQSLPVWDDPHNTDPSYTRSRLRHEGLPALEKALGKGVVEALARTAQLSRDDADALDSWAAEAERGVADATGALDVAALYALPAAVRRRVLRRALLRAGSPAGSLFARHIEEVDRLITAWRGQGAIDLPGLVGVRRQGGKLVIRQG, from the coding sequence ATGGGTCCCCATCCAGCGGTCGCCGCAATACGCCTGGCGGTCCGCCGCGTACTCCACGACGTCCTGACGTCACACGCCCGGCGGTCCGGCCCCGACGCCCCGCCGCCCCTGGTGCTCGCCGCCTGTTCCGGCGGCGCCGACTCCATGGCGCTCGCCTCCGCGCTCGCCTTCGAAGCCCCGCGGCTCGGTGTCCGCGCGGGAGGCGTCACGGTCGACCACGGTCTCCAGCACGGCTCCGACACCCGGGCCGCAGAGGTCGTCCTCCGTATGCAGGCGCTCCGGCTGGAGCCCGCCGAGGCCGTCGCCGTCGAGGTCGGCAGGGACGGCGGCCCCGAAGCGGCCGCCCGCGAGGCCCGGTACGCCGCCCTGGACGCCGCCGCCCGGCGGCACGGCGCGGACGCCGTCCTCCTCGGCCACACCCGCGACGACCAGGCCGAGACGGTGCTCCTCGGCCTCGCCCGCGGCTCCGGGACCCGCTCACTGTCCGGCATGGCCGCCGTATCCGGTACCGAGGGCCGTTACCGCCGCCCGTTCCTGGAGATCGACCGGCAGACCGCCCGCAAGGCCTGTCTGATCCAGTCGCTGCCCGTGTGGGACGACCCGCACAACACCGATCCCTCGTACACCCGCTCCCGGCTCCGCCACGAGGGCCTGCCCGCCCTGGAGAAGGCGCTCGGCAAGGGGGTCGTCGAGGCGCTCGCCCGTACGGCCCAGCTCTCCCGTGACGATGCCGACGCGCTGGATTCCTGGGCCGCCGAGGCCGAGCGCGGTGTGGCCGACGCCACCGGTGCCCTGGACGTCGCCGCGCTGTACGCCCTCCCCGCGGCGGTCCGCCGCCGAGTGCTCCGCCGGGCCCTGCTGCGCGCGGGGTCACCTGCGGGTTCGCTCTTCGCCCGGCACATCGAGGAGGTCGACCGGCTGATCACCGCCTGGCGCGGCCAGGGAGCGATCGACCTCCCCGGGCTGGTGGGTGTGCGACGGCAGGGTGGCAAACTGGTCATCCGGCAGGGCTGA
- the hpt gene encoding hypoxanthine phosphoribosyltransferase encodes MGSDLQSVLITKEEIDAKLAELAAKVDAEYAGKELLIVGVLKGAVMVMADLARALSTPVTMDWMAVSSYGAGTQSSGVVRILKDLDTDIKGKHVLIVEDIIDSGLTLSWLLSNLGSREPASLEVCTLLRKPEAAKVDIDVKWIGFDIPNEFVVGYGLDFAEKYRNLPFVGTLAPHVYGG; translated from the coding sequence ATGGGTTCCGACCTTCAGTCGGTGCTCATCACCAAAGAAGAGATCGACGCGAAGCTCGCCGAGCTGGCCGCGAAGGTCGACGCGGAGTACGCGGGCAAGGAGCTGCTCATCGTCGGCGTCCTGAAGGGCGCCGTGATGGTGATGGCGGACCTGGCGCGTGCGCTGTCCACCCCCGTCACGATGGACTGGATGGCCGTGTCGTCGTACGGCGCGGGCACCCAGTCCTCCGGCGTGGTGCGCATCCTCAAGGACCTGGACACCGACATCAAGGGCAAGCACGTCCTGATCGTCGAGGACATCATCGACTCCGGCCTCACGCTGTCCTGGCTGCTGTCGAACCTGGGCTCGCGCGAGCCGGCCTCGCTGGAGGTCTGCACGCTGCTGCGCAAGCCGGAGGCCGCGAAGGTCGACATCGACGTGAAGTGGATCGGCTTCGACATCCCCAACGAATTCGTCGTGGGGTACGGCCTGGACTTCGCCGAGAAGTACCGCAACCTGCCGTTCGTGGGGACGCTCGCGCCGCACGTCTACGGCGGCTGA
- the ftsH gene encoding ATP-dependent zinc metalloprotease FtsH produces the protein MDVKRYFRGPVMWIVLAVLAVVVLMQVVSSSGGYKTVDTGQVVKAITDNKVKSAELTTGDEMKIKVELSDGKVEGSDKIQSSYIGDQGVELAKTLQAKYQTGDIKDGYTVSPQKQSPFVGMLLSLLPFVLIVVVFLFLMNQMQGGGSRVMNFGKSKAKLITKDTPKTTFSDVAGSDEAVEELHEIKEFLQEPAKFQAVGAKIPKGVLLYGPPGTGKTLLARAVAGEAGVPFYSISGSDFVEMFVGVGASRVRDLFEQAKANAPAIVFVDEIDAVGRHRGAGLGGGHDEREQTLNQLLVEMDGFDVKGGVILIAATNRPDILDPALLRPGRFDRQIAVDRPDMQGRLEILKVHQKGKPVAPDVDLGAVARRTPGFTGADLSNVLNEAALLTARSDKKLIDNHFLDEAIDRVVAGPQKRTRIMSDKEKKITAYHEGGHALVAAASPNSDPVHKITILSRGRALGYTMVLPDEDKYSTTRNEMLDQLAYMLGGRAAEELVFHDPTTGAANDIEKATATARAMVTQYGMTERLGAIKFGSDNSEPFLGREMSHQRDYSEEVAALVDEEVKKLIETAHNEAWEILVENRDVLDNLVLALLEKETLGKEEIAEIFKHIVKRPSRPAWTGSSRRTPSTRPPVLAPKELAAANGSTAVTPTVSTEKAELPEDSGSGGSSGSGEA, from the coding sequence ATGGACGTGAAGCGATACTTCCGTGGGCCGGTCATGTGGATCGTGCTGGCCGTCCTCGCCGTGGTCGTGTTGATGCAGGTCGTCAGTTCGTCCGGCGGCTACAAGACGGTGGACACCGGTCAGGTCGTCAAGGCGATCACTGACAACAAGGTCAAGTCCGCCGAGCTGACCACCGGCGACGAAATGAAGATCAAGGTCGAGCTCTCCGACGGCAAGGTCGAGGGTTCCGACAAGATCCAGTCGAGCTACATCGGCGACCAGGGCGTCGAGCTCGCCAAGACCCTGCAGGCCAAGTACCAGACGGGCGACATCAAGGACGGGTACACCGTCTCGCCGCAGAAGCAGAGCCCCTTCGTGGGCATGCTGCTCTCGCTGCTGCCGTTCGTCCTGATCGTCGTCGTCTTCCTGTTCCTGATGAATCAGATGCAGGGCGGCGGCTCCCGGGTCATGAACTTCGGCAAGTCCAAGGCGAAGCTCATCACCAAGGACACCCCCAAGACGACGTTCTCGGACGTCGCGGGGTCGGACGAGGCCGTCGAGGAACTCCACGAGATCAAGGAGTTCCTGCAGGAGCCGGCGAAGTTCCAGGCCGTCGGTGCCAAGATTCCCAAGGGCGTGCTGCTGTACGGCCCGCCCGGTACGGGCAAGACGCTCCTCGCGCGCGCCGTCGCGGGCGAGGCGGGCGTGCCCTTCTACTCGATCTCCGGCTCCGACTTCGTCGAGATGTTCGTGGGTGTCGGCGCCTCGCGTGTCCGTGACCTCTTCGAGCAGGCCAAGGCGAACGCTCCGGCGATCGTCTTCGTCGACGAGATCGACGCCGTCGGCCGGCACCGTGGTGCGGGTCTCGGTGGTGGCCACGACGAGCGCGAGCAGACGCTGAACCAGCTGCTCGTCGAGATGGACGGCTTCGACGTGAAGGGCGGCGTCATCCTGATCGCCGCCACGAACCGGCCCGACATCCTGGACCCGGCGCTGCTGCGTCCGGGCCGCTTCGACCGGCAGATCGCCGTCGACCGCCCCGACATGCAGGGCCGTCTGGAGATCCTCAAGGTCCACCAGAAGGGCAAGCCGGTCGCCCCGGACGTCGATCTGGGCGCGGTCGCGCGCCGTACGCCGGGCTTCACGGGTGCGGACCTGTCGAACGTGCTGAACGAGGCCGCCCTGCTGACGGCTCGCAGCGACAAGAAGCTGATCGACAACCACTTCCTGGACGAGGCGATCGACCGGGTCGTGGCCGGACCGCAGAAGCGGACCCGGATCATGTCGGACAAGGAGAAGAAGATCACCGCGTACCACGAGGGCGGACACGCCCTGGTCGCGGCGGCCTCACCGAACTCCGACCCGGTCCACAAGATCACGATCCTGTCCCGCGGCCGCGCGCTCGGCTACACGATGGTGCTCCCGGACGAGGACAAGTACTCCACCACGCGCAACGAGATGCTCGACCAGCTGGCGTACATGCTGGGCGGCCGCGCGGCGGAGGAGCTGGTCTTCCACGACCCGACGACGGGTGCGGCGAACGACATCGAGAAGGCGACCGCCACGGCCCGCGCGATGGTCACGCAGTACGGCATGACCGAGCGGCTCGGCGCGATCAAGTTCGGCTCCGACAACTCCGAGCCCTTCCTGGGCCGCGAGATGTCCCACCAGCGTGACTACTCCGAAGAGGTCGCAGCGCTGGTGGACGAGGAGGTCAAGAAGCTGATCGAGACCGCGCACAACGAGGCGTGGGAGATCCTGGTCGAGAACCGCGACGTCCTGGACAACCTCGTCCTGGCCCTCCTGGAGAAGGAGACCCTGGGCAAGGAGGAGATCGCGGAGATCTTCAAGCACATCGTGAAGCGCCCGTCCCGCCCCGCGTGGACCGGCTCCTCGCGGCGTACGCCGTCCACCCGCCCGCCGGTGCTCGCACCCAAGGAGCTGGCCGCGGCCAACGGCTCGACGGCCGTGACGCCGACCGTCTCCACGGAGAAGGCCGAGCTGCCGGAGGACTCCGGCAGCGGCGGCAGCTCCGGCAGCGGCGAGGCCTGA
- the folE gene encoding GTP cyclohydrolase I FolE: MTDPVTLDGDGTIGEYDEKRAADAVRELLIAVGEDPDREGLLETPARVARAYREIFAGLWQKPEDVLTTTFDLGHDEMVLVKDIEVMSCCEHHLVPFVGVAHVGYIPSSDGKITGLSKLARLVDVYARRPQVQERLTTQIADSLMEILEPRGVIVVVECEHMCMTMRGVRKPGAKTTTSAVRGQLRDAATRAEAMSLILAR; encoded by the coding sequence ATGACCGACCCGGTGACGCTGGACGGCGACGGCACGATCGGCGAGTACGACGAGAAGCGTGCCGCGGACGCCGTGCGTGAACTTCTGATCGCGGTCGGCGAGGACCCGGACCGTGAAGGCCTGCTGGAGACGCCGGCGCGGGTGGCGCGGGCGTACCGGGAAATATTCGCGGGCCTGTGGCAGAAGCCGGAGGACGTCCTGACGACGACCTTCGACCTCGGTCACGACGAGATGGTGCTGGTCAAGGACATCGAGGTGATGTCCTGCTGTGAGCACCACCTGGTGCCGTTCGTCGGCGTCGCGCACGTCGGCTACATCCCGTCGTCCGACGGGAAGATCACGGGGCTCTCGAAGCTGGCCCGGCTGGTCGATGTCTATGCCCGCCGTCCGCAGGTCCAGGAGCGGCTGACCACGCAGATCGCCGACTCGCTGATGGAGATCCTGGAGCCGCGCGGGGTGATCGTCGTGGTCGAGTGCGAGCACATGTGCATGACTATGCGGGGAGTGCGTAAGCCGGGCGCAAAGACGACTACGTCGGCTGTGCGCGGACAGTTGCGGGACGCGGCTACGCGCGCTGAAGCGATGAGTCTGATCCTGGCTCGCTGA
- a CDS encoding alpha/beta hydrolase: MDLTSKTVLLLTVLAAVALFASTVLLWPRLAGRTWRAVTGRIGLLLATQLTLFASVGLVVNNAFGFYASWADLFGQETEAGVVVDHPTGRNGTDLGRQGVQRTGLPHDNRRADVAGRLDKVLVRGEETGITSPAYVYLPPEYFHPRYAKRRFPTAVVLTGYPGTAEALYAKLHYPQTERRLVAQGKMQPTILVMMRPTVAPPRDTECMDIPNGPQTETFFTRELRADIAAHYRTGTQARNWGIIGDSTGGYCALKMTMRHPEAFSAGAALSGYYKAPLDPTTGDLFAGDPQLQRENDLLWRQRHLPPPPVNLLVTTSKQGETNYTDTMRFIRGTKAPTRISSIVLDSGGHNFNTWRREIPPALTWLSTRLSA; the protein is encoded by the coding sequence ATGGATCTCACCAGTAAGACCGTTCTGCTGCTCACCGTGCTGGCCGCGGTGGCGCTCTTCGCCTCCACCGTGCTGCTCTGGCCGCGCCTCGCAGGCCGTACCTGGCGCGCCGTGACCGGCCGGATCGGCCTGCTGCTGGCGACCCAGCTGACCCTTTTCGCCTCGGTCGGCCTCGTGGTCAACAACGCCTTCGGCTTCTACGCGTCCTGGGCCGACCTGTTCGGCCAGGAGACCGAGGCCGGTGTCGTGGTCGACCACCCGACCGGCCGGAACGGCACGGACCTCGGACGGCAGGGCGTCCAGCGCACCGGCCTGCCGCACGACAACCGGCGCGCCGACGTCGCCGGCCGCCTGGACAAGGTCCTCGTACGGGGCGAAGAAACGGGCATCACGAGCCCGGCGTACGTGTACCTGCCGCCGGAGTACTTCCATCCCCGGTACGCGAAGAGACGTTTCCCCACAGCCGTCGTCCTCACCGGCTACCCCGGCACCGCCGAAGCCCTCTACGCCAAACTGCACTACCCGCAAACGGAACGCCGCCTGGTCGCCCAGGGAAAGATGCAGCCGACGATCCTGGTCATGATGCGCCCCACGGTCGCCCCGCCCCGCGACACGGAGTGCATGGACATACCGAACGGCCCGCAGACCGAGACCTTCTTCACCAGGGAACTCCGCGCAGACATAGCAGCCCACTACCGGACCGGCACACAGGCCCGTAACTGGGGCATCATCGGCGACTCCACCGGCGGCTACTGCGCACTCAAGATGACCATGCGCCACCCGGAGGCCTTCTCGGCGGGCGCCGCGCTCTCCGGCTACTACAAGGCCCCGCTGGACCCCACCACCGGCGACCTCTTCGCCGGCGACCCCCAGCTGCAGCGCGAGAACGACCTCCTGTGGCGCCAGCGCCACCTACCGCCCCCGCCGGTGAACCTCCTGGTCACCACCAGCAAGCAGGGCGAGACCAACTACACCGACACGATGCGCTTCATACGGGGCACCAAGGCCCCCACCCGGATCTCCTCGATAGTCCTGGACAGCGGCGGCCACAACTTCAACACCTGGCGCCGAGAAATCCCCCCGGCCCTGACCTGGCTGAGCACCCGCCTGAGCGCATGA